Proteins encoded together in one Peribacillus asahii window:
- a CDS encoding heavy metal translocating P-type ATPase, whose protein sequence is MSYRVHGMDCAACAITIEKGLSKLKDINEVKVNFSTAKMQVAASNADAFIPIECEIKKLGYSTDPLNQKGNIKTFDIEGMDCGSCAKSIENHLNTIPSVKSVSVNFSTGKMKIEHLASVEDIISEVSKIGYKASLSSNKQSIQTHKNKNENGLIILSGVLIALGFIGSFNGISPWMSSVLYAIAMVISGYKPIKSAFYAIKSRSLDMNVLMSAAAIGAALIGEWLEGATVVWLFAIGNLLQTKSIERTRNSIRNLMNLAPAEAWVSVGSEVIKKPVENIVVGDIIIVKPGDKIPLDGEIIHGESSVNQAPITGESIPVDKEIGNTVYAGTINEHGSLEIRVTKLVEDTTISKIIHLVEEAQEQKAPTEAFVDKFASIYTPIVFLLALAIMVLPPLFGFGTWGEWFYKGLELLVVACPCALVISTPVAIVSAIGNAAKNGVLIKGGTFLEKAGAITAIAFDKTGTLTEGKPKVSEIKTLNGSEAELLSIALTLEDYSTHPIAQAIVGYANEKGIRPKNGELFKSIVGKGVQATIQEDIFYAGNLTLFEELNVSLEDVKKHVQEIQSKGKTVVIVGTQNQIIGIIAVSDTIRKTSASALNALKQSGVNQTVMLTGDNEGTAKMIASEANVNRYFAELLPEDKVDAIKKLQNEGHQVAMVGDGINDAPALATADLGIAMGGAGTDTAMETADIVLMADNLDKLPYTMKLSRKALTIIKQNIWFSIIIKVIALVLIFLGWLTLWMAVLSDTGAALIVILNAIRLLKFKE, encoded by the coding sequence ATGTCATACAGAGTTCATGGAATGGATTGTGCCGCTTGTGCAATTACCATTGAAAAAGGTTTAAGTAAACTAAAAGATATAAATGAGGTAAAGGTTAATTTCAGTACAGCGAAAATGCAGGTGGCTGCAAGTAATGCTGATGCTTTTATTCCGATTGAGTGTGAAATTAAAAAACTTGGATATTCTACAGATCCATTAAATCAAAAAGGGAATATAAAAACCTTCGATATTGAAGGAATGGACTGTGGTAGTTGTGCTAAGAGCATAGAAAATCACTTAAATACCATTCCATCCGTTAAAAGTGTCAGCGTTAATTTTTCTACCGGAAAAATGAAAATTGAACATTTGGCTAGTGTCGAAGATATTATTTCTGAGGTTTCTAAAATTGGTTATAAAGCCTCATTATCATCTAATAAGCAATCGATACAGACTCACAAAAATAAAAACGAGAATGGCTTAATCATCTTGTCTGGTGTACTAATAGCTCTTGGTTTTATCGGTTCATTTAATGGAATTTCTCCATGGATGTCATCGGTACTATACGCAATTGCAATGGTGATAAGTGGTTATAAGCCTATAAAGAGTGCATTCTATGCGATAAAAAGTCGTTCACTGGATATGAATGTTCTGATGTCTGCTGCAGCTATTGGAGCTGCACTTATAGGGGAATGGCTTGAAGGTGCTACCGTTGTTTGGTTATTCGCAATCGGTAACTTACTACAAACCAAATCGATTGAACGCACAAGAAATTCGATTCGTAATCTTATGAATCTAGCTCCTGCTGAAGCTTGGGTAAGTGTTGGTTCAGAAGTCATAAAAAAACCGGTTGAAAATATAGTAGTTGGTGACATTATCATTGTTAAACCGGGTGATAAAATTCCATTAGATGGTGAAATTATTCACGGGGAATCCAGTGTCAATCAGGCTCCTATTACAGGAGAGTCCATTCCTGTAGATAAGGAAATAGGTAATACAGTATACGCAGGAACAATAAATGAACATGGTTCCCTTGAGATTCGGGTCACTAAGTTAGTTGAAGATACGACCATATCAAAAATTATTCATTTGGTCGAAGAGGCCCAAGAACAAAAAGCGCCAACTGAAGCATTTGTAGATAAATTCGCAAGTATTTATACACCTATTGTATTTCTTTTAGCATTGGCAATTATGGTGCTACCTCCACTATTTGGATTTGGTACTTGGGGAGAATGGTTTTATAAAGGGCTGGAACTACTAGTTGTAGCTTGTCCTTGTGCTTTAGTCATTTCTACTCCTGTTGCCATCGTATCAGCTATTGGGAATGCTGCGAAGAATGGAGTCTTAATTAAAGGTGGAACGTTTTTAGAAAAAGCAGGTGCCATCACGGCCATTGCATTTGATAAAACTGGTACTTTGACTGAAGGAAAACCTAAAGTATCGGAAATCAAAACGTTAAACGGATCAGAAGCGGAATTACTTTCAATAGCATTAACTCTAGAAGATTATTCAACACATCCTATAGCACAAGCGATTGTTGGATATGCCAATGAAAAAGGAATACGACCTAAAAATGGAGAGTTATTTAAAAGTATCGTAGGAAAAGGTGTTCAAGCGACCATTCAAGAAGATATTTTTTACGCTGGGAATCTAACATTATTCGAAGAACTTAATGTTTCTTTAGAGGATGTAAAAAAACATGTTCAAGAGATACAAAGCAAAGGGAAAACAGTAGTGATCGTTGGGACACAAAATCAAATTATTGGGATTATTGCCGTTTCTGATACAATCCGTAAAACTTCAGCGTCAGCTTTAAATGCATTAAAACAAAGTGGAGTTAACCAAACTGTCATGTTGACTGGGGACAATGAAGGAACCGCAAAAATGATTGCTTCGGAAGCGAATGTGAATCGCTATTTCGCAGAATTATTGCCAGAGGATAAAGTAGATGCTATTAAGAAATTACAAAATGAAGGACATCAGGTAGCGATGGTTGGAGACGGTATTAATGATGCTCCTGCACTTGCAACAGCAGATTTAGGTATTGCAATGGGAGGTGCCGGAACTGACACTGCAATGGAAACAGCCGATATTGTGTTAATGGCGGATAATCTTGACAAACTTCCTTATACAATGAAGTTAAGTAGAAAAGCCTTAACGATTATTAAACAAAATATTTGGTTCTCCATCATTATTAAAGTCATCGCACTAGTCTTAATCTTCCTTGGTTGGCTTACACTTTGGATGGCTGTATTAAGTGATACTGGCGCTGCCTTAATTGTTATTTTAAATGCAATAAGATTGTTAAAATTTAAAGAATAG
- a CDS encoding C40 family peptidase → MGGSSSAELVKEAKKYVNVPYVWGGSTPKGFDCSGFLTYVFKESSNTTLPRTVAEIYKKGTKVSTPKVGDVVFFETYKPGASHAGIYIGNDQFIHSSSSKGVSITSMNNSYWKERYLGAKRM, encoded by the coding sequence GTGGGAGGAAGTTCTTCGGCTGAGCTGGTGAAAGAGGCTAAAAAATATGTAAATGTGCCGTATGTCTGGGGAGGGAGCACACCGAAAGGATTTGATTGTAGTGGATTTCTAACCTATGTATTTAAAGAAAGCTCAAACACTACTCTCCCAAGAACCGTTGCGGAGATTTATAAAAAGGGAACAAAGGTTTCGACTCCAAAAGTTGGCGATGTAGTTTTCTTTGAAACTTATAAACCGGGTGCTTCACATGCAGGTATATACATAGGAAATGATCAATTTATTCATAGTTCTTCATCAAAAGGTGTGAGTATTACCTCTATGAATAATAGTTATTGGAAAGAAAGATATTTAGGAGCTAAAAGAATGTAG
- a CDS encoding ArsR/SmtB family transcription factor, which produces MQTIDIDMKVKLIHGFSNKTRLQILECIKDEEKTVSQIVEEINGNQSNISQHLACLRGCGIIVGRNEGKYCFYSLRNQHIRDLLTMFDVVLEDVQNDVACCDRHVD; this is translated from the coding sequence ATGCAAACTATTGACATCGATATGAAAGTGAAATTAATTCATGGATTTTCTAATAAAACAAGGCTTCAAATTCTTGAATGTATAAAAGACGAAGAAAAAACGGTATCTCAGATTGTAGAAGAGATTAATGGAAATCAATCGAATATTTCACAACATCTTGCATGTTTAAGAGGCTGTGGAATTATTGTTGGAAGAAATGAAGGAAAATATTGTTTTTACAGTTTACGTAACCAACATATAAGGGATTTATTAACAATGTTCGATGTAGTTCTTGAAGATGTTCAAAATGATGTTGCATGTTGCGATCGTCATGTAGATTAG
- a CDS encoding flavin-containing monooxygenase, with the protein MKYNVIIIGAGQAGLSMGYYLQQTDLSFLILDKGEEIGAVWKNRYDSLKLFTPRSYSSLPGLALEGNQSVYPTKDEIAKYLSFYAEAFSLPVKLRTIVQGLYKDEDSFRILTDKGEILAENVVIAAGPFQNSFIPEFAKTLSNNVLQLHSSQYKNSKQLRDGPVLVVGGGNSGAQIAVELSKQRETHLSVNHKMKFLPQSVMNKSIFWWFDKLGIYTASVNTKVGQYIKNNPDPIFGFELKSLIKSGKVILKPRTISIQNDNIIFEDNSEVHVNNVIWSTGFVSDYRWIDIADVLDEKSQPIHQRGITSIDGLYFLGLPWQYSRGSALLQGVGVDAEYLIKYILDKS; encoded by the coding sequence ATGAAGTATAATGTAATCATTATCGGTGCAGGGCAAGCTGGACTTTCAATGGGATATTACTTACAACAAACGGATTTATCTTTTTTAATTCTTGATAAAGGAGAAGAGATAGGGGCAGTTTGGAAAAATAGATATGATTCTCTTAAGTTATTTACCCCACGTTCTTATAGTTCATTACCCGGACTAGCTTTAGAAGGCAATCAGAGTGTTTACCCCACAAAAGATGAAATAGCCAAGTATTTATCTTTTTACGCTGAAGCGTTTAGCCTTCCTGTAAAGCTAAGAACTATAGTTCAAGGTTTATATAAAGATGAGGATAGCTTTCGAATCTTAACTGATAAAGGAGAAATACTAGCTGAAAATGTAGTTATAGCAGCCGGGCCCTTTCAGAACTCATTTATTCCAGAGTTTGCGAAAACACTGTCTAATAATGTTTTGCAGCTTCATTCGTCTCAATATAAAAATTCAAAGCAACTAAGAGATGGACCTGTATTAGTAGTGGGGGGAGGAAATTCAGGAGCACAAATTGCAGTTGAATTATCAAAACAAAGAGAAACTCATTTATCAGTTAATCATAAAATGAAGTTTTTACCACAAAGTGTAATGAATAAAAGCATTTTCTGGTGGTTTGATAAACTGGGAATATATACAGCAAGTGTGAATACTAAAGTAGGTCAGTACATAAAAAATAACCCTGACCCAATTTTTGGATTTGAACTTAAATCCCTAATAAAGAGTGGAAAAGTAATATTAAAGCCACGAACTATATCAATACAAAATGACAATATTATTTTTGAAGACAATAGTGAAGTACACGTTAATAATGTGATATGGTCAACAGGTTTTGTATCTGATTATAGATGGATTGATATAGCTGACGTTTTGGACGAAAAGAGTCAGCCAATTCACCAAAGAGGTATTACATCAATAGATGGATTATATTTTTTAGGATTGCCGTGGCAATATAGTAGAGGTTCTGCACTTCTTCAAGGGGTCGGAGTAGACGCAGAATATTTGATTAAATATATCCTAGATAAAAGTTGA
- a CDS encoding copper resistance CopC family protein has protein sequence MIKKVSLLFLLFVFVLFSNQAFAHTSLEESTPKDGEVITEPLQELTLMFGTKVEQTSTISVSNLNGQSIALGNFVIEEDEMWATFLQPLENGNYKVDWSIIGADGHPIEGAFSFTVDVPMKEDSNENMAETEKKEPKQGEDNQESSTEQPKQDIKQSNVPSYLIPSIIGILFVIVAGSVFWLMRRKK, from the coding sequence ATGATAAAAAAAGTCTCATTATTGTTTTTATTATTCGTGTTCGTTTTATTTTCAAATCAAGCATTCGCACACACTTCCCTAGAAGAATCAACCCCTAAAGATGGTGAAGTAATAACAGAACCCTTACAGGAGTTAACGTTAATGTTTGGAACAAAAGTTGAACAGACAAGTACGATTAGTGTTTCAAATTTAAATGGGCAATCTATTGCACTCGGAAACTTTGTAATAGAGGAGGATGAAATGTGGGCTACTTTCCTGCAACCTTTAGAGAATGGGAATTATAAAGTTGACTGGTCTATTATCGGTGCAGATGGACACCCAATAGAAGGAGCTTTTTCTTTTACTGTAGACGTACCTATGAAGGAGGATTCCAATGAAAATATGGCTGAAACTGAAAAAAAGGAACCAAAACAAGGAGAAGATAATCAAGAAAGCTCCACTGAACAGCCAAAACAGGATATTAAACAAAGCAATGTACCTTCATATTTAATTCCCTCAATTATAGGCATTTTATTTGTAATAGTTGCTGGAAGTGTCTTTTGGCTAATGAGGAGGAAGAAATAA
- a CDS encoding copper resistance D family protein, which yields MVFIGIISEPLLYICFSLLIGSFLLQIVPSSYRPDFNVPKGVLMAATAGIAIFSFIPVLQIILYLYQDIGFSQTFKSVLFTFEVGKAWIFTYLVSNALFIYIVWFDYRKRSLYAYFGMVITFMLILALGWSSHASSIEKWNGFLIHTIHFLAVTIWVGILIVVSWFSRNYSNWLNFLRWFTPVAMMCFLITVITGLFLMTVVINYKDYTNSWMLPYGQALLIKHLFLIPLMTYAFINSVLIRRKLKNHENFNPIRWTKAESLVVFLIFSTTAILGQQEPPHDIKTTLASSGVSKLFDLFYQGNITRDFVIVLGLELNSVMLLILALSFLGLTILSYIKKASILLGFSMSVLCVVAFYLSLMVSIQ from the coding sequence ATGGTGTTTATAGGAATCATCAGCGAACCATTACTATATATTTGTTTCTCTCTGCTTATAGGTAGTTTTCTTCTGCAAATTGTACCAAGTTCATATAGACCCGATTTTAACGTACCTAAAGGTGTTTTAATGGCTGCAACAGCCGGGATTGCAATATTCTCATTTATACCCGTTTTACAAATCATTTTATATCTTTACCAAGATATTGGATTTTCACAAACATTTAAATCAGTACTTTTCACCTTTGAAGTGGGAAAAGCGTGGATTTTCACTTATCTTGTTTCAAATGCATTGTTTATTTATATTGTTTGGTTTGATTACCGAAAGAGGTCACTATATGCATATTTTGGAATGGTCATTACGTTTATGTTAATTCTGGCATTAGGGTGGTCCAGCCACGCTAGTTCTATAGAGAAATGGAATGGATTCCTTATACATACTATTCACTTTCTTGCTGTTACTATTTGGGTAGGGATCTTAATTGTAGTTAGTTGGTTTTCAAGAAATTATTCAAATTGGCTGAATTTCTTAAGGTGGTTTACGCCTGTAGCAATGATGTGTTTCTTAATAACTGTGATCACAGGACTATTCTTAATGACTGTGGTAATCAATTATAAAGATTATACAAATTCTTGGATGCTTCCTTATGGGCAAGCACTTTTAATTAAGCATCTGTTCCTTATACCTTTAATGACATATGCTTTCATCAATAGTGTTTTGATTAGAAGAAAACTAAAAAATCATGAGAATTTCAATCCAATACGCTGGACGAAAGCTGAAAGTTTAGTAGTTTTTCTTATCTTTTCTACAACGGCTATATTGGGGCAACAAGAACCACCACATGATATTAAAACAACCCTAGCATCATCAGGAGTATCTAAATTGTTTGACCTATTTTACCAAGGGAATATAACACGCGATTTCGTGATTGTTCTAGGTCTTGAATTAAACAGTGTAATGCTATTAATATTAGCCTTATCATTCTTGGGATTAACCATATTGTCATATATAAAGAAAGCATCTATTCTATTAGGTTTCTCAATGAGTGTATTATGTGTGGTAGCTTTTTATTTATCATTAATGGTAAGCATTCAATAA
- a CDS encoding twin-arginine translocase TatA/TatE family subunit translates to MLQNIGIPGLILTLIIVLIIFGPSKLPEIGRAFGSTLREFKKSTRDLVVDDANTEPSKNKD, encoded by the coding sequence ATGCTTCAAAATATTGGAATACCAGGATTGATACTAACTTTAATAATCGTTCTTATAATTTTTGGTCCTTCTAAGTTACCGGAAATCGGAAGAGCATTTGGCTCAACATTAAGAGAATTTAAAAAGTCTACTAGAGATCTTGTGGTAGATGACGCAAATACAGAACCATCTAAAAACAAGGATTAA
- a CDS encoding GTP cyclohydrolase II: MAETKLDLKVLSILEDKIQLIKTEKGAIYLVGPIKLPVNLYGETVEFKWYCWLNCDEVTENFERIINKLSSVNLAELQQSSILAYGDFQYGDDAIIRMHSICHTGDIFGSKRCDCGFQLKQSMKMIVEHGTGALFYLANHEGRGIGLFSKAMAYILQENGYDTVDANQALGFVDDSRNYSDAIQVLKALRSKPVTLLTNNPKKLDALKNSGLPVSGRESLWGDVSEYNEKYLETKINRSGHMRDEDTCCND; this comes from the coding sequence ATGGCAGAGACTAAATTGGATTTGAAAGTTCTTTCTATTTTAGAAGATAAAATTCAACTAATAAAAACGGAAAAGGGGGCTATTTATTTAGTCGGACCAATCAAACTACCCGTTAATTTGTACGGAGAAACTGTTGAATTTAAATGGTATTGCTGGCTGAATTGTGATGAAGTAACAGAGAATTTTGAAAGAATTATTAACAAGTTATCCTCTGTCAATTTAGCCGAATTACAACAATCGAGTATCCTTGCCTATGGCGACTTTCAATACGGCGATGATGCGATTATTCGTATGCATTCGATTTGTCATACAGGAGATATATTTGGAAGCAAGCGGTGTGATTGTGGGTTTCAATTAAAACAATCGATGAAAATGATTGTTGAACATGGCACTGGTGCATTATTTTATTTAGCCAATCATGAAGGAAGAGGCATTGGCTTGTTCAGTAAAGCTATGGCTTATATCCTTCAGGAAAATGGTTATGACACAGTGGATGCCAATCAAGCGCTTGGTTTTGTCGATGATTCAAGAAATTATAGTGATGCTATACAAGTTTTAAAAGCATTAAGAAGCAAACCTGTTACTCTTCTAACCAACAACCCTAAAAAATTAGACGCTCTAAAAAACTCTGGCTTACCTGTATCAGGAAGAGAATCGTTATGGGGTGATGTATCAGAGTATAATGAAAAATACCTTGAAACAAAAATAAATCGGTCCGGTCACATGAGAGATGAGGATACCTGTTGCAATGACTAG